The following proteins are co-located in the Chryseobacterium daecheongense genome:
- a CDS encoding Crp/Fnr family transcriptional regulator: MQRLRDHIEEITSLTDEEFEYIKTFFTLRKVRKNQFLLHESDEVKFEFLALDGIYKVFYIDENGKEHIVQFAKKNWWMTDYIGFFKQNNATMFVECLKEGEVVCLTLEGREKLAAEFHKMEHFFRVKLTNGYIALQQRITLLLSSTPQQRYEEFSRLYPDLILQIPKKYVAEYLGVSRETLSRLYTNNNKY; the protein is encoded by the coding sequence ATGCAAAGACTACGCGACCATATTGAAGAGATAACGTCCCTTACTGATGAAGAATTCGAATATATCAAAACATTTTTTACACTCAGGAAAGTCCGTAAGAATCAATTTCTGCTTCACGAAAGTGATGAAGTAAAATTTGAATTCCTGGCTTTAGATGGAATTTATAAAGTTTTTTACATCGATGAAAATGGAAAAGAACATATTGTACAGTTTGCTAAAAAGAACTGGTGGATGACCGATTACATCGGTTTTTTTAAGCAAAACAATGCAACTATGTTTGTGGAATGCCTGAAAGAGGGTGAAGTGGTATGCCTGACCCTTGAAGGAAGAGAGAAACTGGCGGCTGAATTTCATAAAATGGAACATTTCTTCAGAGTAAAACTTACCAATGGATATATTGCTTTACAGCAAAGGATTACATTACTATTATCCAGTACACCTCAACAGCGATATGAAGAATTCTCAAGATTATACCCGGATCTTATCCTCCAGATCCCGAAAAAATATGTTGCGGAATATCTGGGCGTAAGCAGGGAGACTCTAAGCAGATTGTATACCAATAATAACAAGTACTGA
- a CDS encoding type 1 glutamine amidotransferase domain-containing protein has translation MKPKVLIIVSNASSIGPENRRTGTFLPEVAHPYAEFLKAGYQIDFASLTGETPFLDALNLADDPDNLKFLTGTGWSDMQKAASLSGFNSNEYDAVFIPGGLAPMVDMPEAPLLKKFIAEIYEKNGIVGAVCHGPVSLLNVQLSDGSYLVAGKNITSFTTEEEDNYARKDVPFDLQSALTEQGAIFHAAQPWSANSIADGNLITGQNPASSKGVGEKIVAALEAK, from the coding sequence ATGAAACCAAAAGTATTAATCATTGTATCCAATGCCAGCTCAATCGGGCCGGAAAACAGAAGAACAGGAACTTTCCTTCCGGAAGTAGCACATCCGTATGCAGAATTTTTAAAAGCCGGTTATCAGATTGATTTTGCCAGTCTGACAGGAGAGACACCATTTTTAGATGCCTTAAATTTAGCTGATGATCCTGATAATTTAAAATTCCTTACAGGTACCGGATGGTCAGATATGCAAAAAGCAGCTTCGTTATCCGGTTTTAATAGTAATGAATATGATGCGGTGTTCATACCCGGTGGTTTAGCACCAATGGTAGATATGCCGGAAGCACCTCTTCTCAAGAAATTTATAGCTGAGATATATGAAAAAAATGGTATTGTAGGAGCCGTATGTCATGGTCCTGTATCTCTTCTCAATGTACAATTAAGCGATGGAAGCTATTTGGTAGCCGGAAAAAATATTACATCTTTTACCACGGAAGAAGAAGACAACTATGCGAGAAAAGATGTTCCCTTTGACCTTCAATCTGCTTTAACGGAACAAGGCGCTATTTTCCACGCTGCACAACCATGGTCAGCCAACAGCATTGCTGATGGGAATCTGATTACAGGACAAAACCCCGCCTCCTCAAAAGGAGTGGGTGAAAAAATAGTTGCTGCTTTAGAAGCTAAATAA
- a CDS encoding putative quinol monooxygenase, which yields MSQKEVYVYARWQVKEGELPTVLNMMKEVAEQSSREDGNLFYKLHQSQSDRNTLILFEGYKDSEAVEIHRNSEYFKKLVLEQIVPLLESREVILMDKIV from the coding sequence ATGAGCCAGAAAGAAGTTTATGTATATGCGAGGTGGCAGGTAAAAGAGGGAGAATTACCTACCGTATTGAATATGATGAAAGAAGTTGCTGAACAAAGCTCCCGGGAAGATGGAAATTTATTTTATAAACTCCATCAGAGTCAATCGGATAGGAATACATTGATTTTATTTGAAGGATACAAAGATTCAGAGGCTGTAGAGATACATCGTAATTCTGAATATTTTAAGAAATTGGTATTGGAACAAATTGTTCCTTTACTCGAAAGCAGAGAAGTGATCCTTATGGATAAAATTGTATGA